The window ATATCCGGAACTGGGCAGCACAGTTGCAATTGCCGAGGCGCTGGAAAAAGCCGGTGCCGATTTCCTGGAGATAGGTTTCCCATATTCCGACCCGGTAGCTGATGGCCCCACCATACAGGAAAGTTCTGAAAAAGCGCTGGAAAACGGCATGACATTGAATGTGCTGTTTGAACAGTTAAAAGATCTTCGCAGCAAGGTAACCATTCCCATTTTAATGATGGGCTACGCCAATCCAATGATACAATATGGCGTCGAGCGCTTTTGCAAAACCGCTGCAGAGGTTGGTGTAGATGGTATTATCGTGCCAGATTTACCTATGTACGAGTACGAGAATATGTACAAAGATATATTTACAAAATACGGCTTGAGCAACATCTTCCTGGTAACCCCGCAAACATCGGAAGAACGAATCCGAAAGATAGACGAGTTAAGCAATAGCTTTATTTACCTGCTTTCATCCTCATCAATTACTGGTGGTAGTTTAAACGTATCTGATAAAATTGAAGATTACTATAAACGCATAAAAGCTATGAACCTGAAAAATCCGCTTATCATCGGGTTTGGTATATCGGGGAATGCGGCGTATAAAAAAGCTACAGAGTATGCCAGCGGCGCTATTGTAGGCAGTGCATTTGTAAAATACTTAGGTTCAGGGCCCGATTACCTGGAAGGGATAGGGGATTTTGTGAAGACGATAAGATAGTGAAAGCACGACGATAAGTTTAGATAGCTTTTTTCTTTCCTGCTAATTTCAATACCAAATACCCTATTACTGCTGCCAATACCGAAGCGATAAGTATAGATAATTTACCTTCGTCGTGTAATATAGCGTTGCGAAAAGATAACAAGGTTATAAATATAGACATGGTAAACCCAATGCCGCCTAATTGTGCTGCACCCCACAGCTGGCGCCAATTGGTGTTTTTAGGTAAAGCCGACAACCTGGTTTTAATGGCCAACCACGAGCATAGCGCTATCCCGATAGGCTTACCAAAAAGTAACCCGGCAATAATCCCCATGCCCAATGGCGATGTTATACCTTTAACTACCACATCCCACTCAAAATGAATATTGGTATTGGCTAATGCAAATATAGGGATGATGATAAAGTTCACGGGCGTTTCCAGCCAATGTTCCAGTTTTAACAACGGCGATTTTTTATCCTCAGGATTGGTAGGTATCGTAAAAGCCGTAAGTACACCGGCGACGGTGGCGTGTATGCCCGAACTATGTATAAAGTACCATAAAAATACACCCGGGATAAGATAAAAGGCCAGGTGTTTAAATCCCAAAAGGTTAAAAACTATCTGCAAGCCTAATGTAACAGCAGCCAATAACAAGTAATGACTGCTCAAGCCGGCCGAGTAAAATACAGCGATCACGATGATAGCCCCTAGATCATCTACAATAGCCAGGGCCTTTAAAAATACCTTTAGCGATAACGGTACACTTTTACCCAATATGCTTAATATAGCTATAGCAAACGCAATATCGGTGGCCATAGGGATACCCCAGCCATTGGCACTTATTGTACCGTGGTTAAATAACATGTAAATTAAAGCAGGTACCGCCATTCCGCCGATGGCGGCAAATACAGGTAGTGTGGCGTTTTTAGTATCAGATAGCTCTCCGTTTAAAACCTCGCGTTTAATTTCTAATCCTACAAATAAAAAAAAGATAGCCATCAGGCCATCGTTTATCCAGCTTATTACGGGGTACTTTAAATGCGCAAAGCCGAAGTTATACCCCAGGTGCACATTTAAAAGGTGGTTATAGGAAGCTGAGAGCAGGCTATTTGCAATAGCTAAAGAAATGATCACACAGCCAATAAGGATGATCCCGCCAATAGAATCTGAACGCAATAGCTCCTTAATAAAACTTGTTTTATGCTGCATCAGGATCAGATATTTCCTAAAGATAGGAAAAACGATTTACAGGAATTGCTCTAAATCTCCTTTACCTTCACGTAGTATTTCAAAATCGCCGTTAGTGCAATCTACTATGGTTGATGCAATGTTACCTCCGTAACCGCCATCAATAACTATATCTACCTGGTCCTGATATTTTTCATAGATCAGTTCGGGGTCGGTTGAATATTCGATGATCTCGTCTTCGTCTTTTATAGAAGTAGAGAGGATTGGGTTGCCTAATTCTTTTACAATGCAGCGGGCAATAGTGTTATCCGGTACACGGATACCCACTGTTTTTTTGTTACTACTAAGCAGCTTGGGCACATTACCACTGGCATTAAAAATAAAGGTAAACGGTCCGGGCAGTGCTTTTTTTAGTACCCTGTAGGTTGCATTATCAATAGGCTTAATATAATCCGATATATGGCTTAGATCGTAACATATGAAGGAGAAGTTAGCCTTCTCGGGTTTAATGCGCCTCAGTTTAGCTATGGCCTCAATAGCCCGGTGGTTAGTAATATCGCAACCAAGGCCATAAACCGTATCTGTAGGATAAATGATAATCCCGCCTTTGCGCAGTACATCAACCACTTGTTGTATGGTTTTCTCGTTGGGGTTTTCCGGGTATATTTTGATGAGCATAATTATCAATTTCGAAGTGCGGAATGCCAAATGCGAAATCCATTTTACGCAAAAAATCCCGGCTCCAGTTCTCTAGATATAAAGATTAAGCCCAAAAATAGTTTTAATCTTTATATTAACGACGAACACGAAGCCGGGATTATCTTATTTCGAAATTGGCATTCCGAAATCCGAACTAAACTTACGCTTGCTTGGCAAACTGTACGTTGATGATCAGTTTTATTTCTTCACCAACCACAACCGAACCTGCTTCTGTAACGCCGTTCCAGGTTAAACCAAAATCTTTACGGTTAATTTTACCGGTGATTTCGAAACCTGCTTTAGTATTTCCATAAAAATCACCAGCGGTTCCACCATGTTCAACAGCTAAGGTAACCGATTTGGTGATACCCTTAATGGTCAGATCGCCAACTAATGTATAGTCGTCACCATTTTTGGTGAATGAGGTTGATTTGAAAGTGATCTTCGGATATTTCTCTGCGTCAAAAAACTCGGCACCTTTCAGGTGCTCATCGCGTTGGTCCTGATTTGTATTAATGCTATCTACTTCTAAACTAAAGTTGATGTTTGCACCTGTAAAATCATCATTCTCTGTTTCAAGGCTGCCTTCAAAAGTTTTAAATGAGCCTGTTACAGTAGAAATTACCAGGTGTTTTACCTTGAATTGTACCTCTGAGTGCATTGGGTCTAATACCCATTTTGTTGCTGTTGCCATAGTATTAATGATTGTGTTTTTTTAAAGTATGATCAAAGATATGTATAATAGATGTTTAAACATCTATTTATTAATTAAGTTTACAAACCGTAGACATTACAAGTTATAACACCTATATAATTAAAAAGTTAAGGTTATTTTAAAATAATGCAGTTGTCACATCCTTTGATAAATTACAGATCACCGGTTAAGCCGCAGAATTAAGTAAAACGAAATAATTGACCTGATATAATAACAATGGTGACCTATCTGCTCTATATCGGCTACGATAGTAATAGTGCATAAAGTCCGCTTTTTGCCGACTCATCGATACAAAACGCCGGTCTGTCGATACCTTGTGGTTCGGGCATGTACTTTGAACTTGTTTTATCAAAAATTAAACATTAATTAAATATTTTATTATGAAAAAGTTATTATTTGCGGCAATCTTAAGCCTATTTATGTTTGCCTGTAAAAAGGATAATAGTTCAACGGCTGGCAATTCAGCACACGTAACAGTAAAAATGACCGATGCGCCCGGCGCATTCACTTCAGTTATATTAAATGTTAAAAGTGTGGTGATAGTTACCGATGCCGGTGAACAAACCTTGAATGTTGGCGGTGGGCCAATTGATATTTTAAGGTTCCGTTCAGGTAAGGATACTGTTTTAGCCGATCAGGATATTCCGGCAGGTACTATACAACAAGTGCGGCTGGTGCTTAATGATTCGGGCAACCGGGTAATTGTTGGCGGTGTTTCTTACGATTTAACTACACCGAGCGGTCAAACTTCGGGCGTTAAACTTAATGTGCATGATAATTTGACCGCTGGCATAGCTTACACTATGCATCTTGATTTTGACGCGGCGCAATCCATTGTACTTACCGGAAATGGAAAATATATACTGAAACCGGTTATCAGGGCCTACGCCGATGCCGTTTCAGGCGCTTTAACCGGTATTGTTTCACCTGCGGCATCATCGCCTAAGGTATATGCTATTATGGGTACCGATACTGTTGGCGCTGTTACCGATGCTACCGGCAAATTCTATTTCTCCGGATTAGCAGCAGGTACTTATAATGTTAAGTTTGTTCCGGTTAGCCCTTACGCAACCAAAACGGTTACAGGTGTAGCTGTTACCACTGGTGCTGTGAAAGATATGGGCACAGTTACAATTACTCAGTAAAATCCAGTAAATGTTGTGTTAATAAAAAAGAGGTTGCTTTAATAGGCAACCTCTTTTATTTACGGTCAATTAATCTCTAATTAACCAATCACTAATCTCTACTTAAGCCAATACTTCTTTAACACGCTCAGCAGCTTCCATGCACTCGCTCGGCTCCAGCCGAGTGAGTACTATTTCCCGGCCTCTGGCCGCGGTAACAACACTATAAAATTTATATCTTTAAACATGTCCGAGTTACGTAAAGCAAATTCAGATAACCCTTTCTTTGTCACCTTAACGGTAGTGGGCTGGATTGATGTGTTTATACGAAGTGAATATAATGACGAGATTATAAAGAACCTGGAATATTGCAGAAAAGCTAAGGGCCTCAAAATATATGCCTACTGCATTATGAGTAGCCATATCCACATGATAATAGCAAATGATGAGGGAAGATTAGCCGATATACTACGCGATTTTAAAAGCTATTCGGCCAAGAGAATGCTTGAAATGATAACCAATAATCCGCAGGAAAGCCGGAAAGAATGGTTGTTATATATGTTTGAGTTTTTCGCCAAAAGTTCAATTCAAAACAAACAATATCAATTTTGGCAAAAAACAAGTCACCCCACAGAATTAATTACTAACGCCGTTTTTCAACAAAAAATGGATTATATTCATCGTAATCCCGTTGCGGCTATGATGGTAAATGATGAAGCGACTTTTGTTTATAGTAGCGCTAATCCCGATTCGCCACTAATTGTCGATGAGTCTTAACTGCGGCTGCGGCCGGAGGCCGGGAAATAGGTGTCACTCGGCTGGAGCCGAGCGACTGCAAGCCTTATAAAAGAAAAGGGAGCAATTTGCTCCCTTTTCTTTTATATTTAACAGGCTAACTAATCTCTAATTAACCAATCACTAATCTCTACTTAAGCCAATACTTCTTTAACACGCTCAGCAGCTTCTTTCAGTAATATAGCTGAGAATACTTTCAAGCCCGAGTTGTCGATCAGCTCTTTAGCTTCTTTAGCATTGGTGCCTTGCAGACGAACAATGATGGGTACAGGGATGTTGCCAATTTCATGGTAAGCATCAATAACACCTTGTGCCACACGGTCGCAACGAACAATACCGCCGAAAATATTGATCAGGATGGCTTTCACGTTAGGATCTGACAGGATGATATTGAAACCGGCTTTAACTGTTTGCGCGTTAGCGGTACCGCCAACGTCAAGGAAGTTAGCAGGCTCGCCGCCGGCCAGTTTAATAATATCCATGGTAGCCATGGCTAAACCAGCGCCGTTAACCATACAACCTACGTTTCCGTCAAGTTTTACATAGTTAAGGTTGCTTTTGCCAGCTTCAACTTCAGTTGGGTCTTCCTCCAACTCGTCGCGCATGGCGGCATAATCCGGGTGACGGTACAAGGCGTTATCATCAATATTCACCTTAGCATCAACCGCTAATATTTTGTTGTCCGATGTTTTAAGCACCGGGTTAATTTCAAATTGTGAAGAATCGGTGGCGTCGTAAGCTTTGTACAAAGCGGTTACAAATTTCACCATTTCTTTAAAAGCATCGCCGGATACACCCAGGTTAAAGGCAATTTTACGCGCCTGGAAGCCTTGCAGCCCAACAGCCGGGTCAATTTCCTCTTTAAAGATAAGGTGCGGGGTGCTGTGCGCTACTTCTTCAATATCCATACCGCCTTCGGTGCTGTACATAATGATGTTACGACCAGCAGCACGATCAAGCAATACGCTCATGTAAAATTCTTTGGTTTCACTTTCACCCGGATAGTAAACATCCTGGGCTACTAATACCTTGTGTACTTTTTTACCTTCGGCGCCTGTTTGGGGAGTAATCAGTTGCATGCCGATAATGTCGGTAGCACGTTGTTTTACTTCGTCAAGGTTTTTGGCCAGTTTAACACCGCCGCCCTTACCGCGGCCACCCGCGTGTATTTGCGCCTTAATAACTACCCAATCCGAATTGTAATCGGTTTTCATTTTTTTTGCCGCTTCAACAGCTTCGTCCGGAGTGTTGGCCAATATGCCTTCCTGAACTCTGACGCCAAAGCTTTTTAGTATCTCTTTACCCTGGTATTCGTGAATATTCATGTGTTTGAAGAATTTGCGGTAAATCTACAATTTTTTATGTGACATGGAAATGGGATAGTGTAGTTTTAGTGGGCGCGGGAAGTTAAAATAGTCAAGGTGGTTAAAATTGTTAAAATGGGGGCTATATGAAGCCGCCCGGCTGAAACCGGGTGACCTATTATTAGCCGCCTCTGTACGTTGTGAAAAATTAATATTGGCCGAAGCCTAATGATGGCATTATATTATTCATTGTACAATCTGTACAAAATTACCCGCTGTAA of the Mucilaginibacter boryungensis genome contains:
- a CDS encoding L-threonylcarbamoyladenylate synthase, producing MLIKIYPENPNEKTIQQVVDVLRKGGIIIYPTDTVYGLGCDITNHRAIEAIAKLRRIKPEKANFSFICYDLSHISDYIKPIDNATYRVLKKALPGPFTFIFNASGNVPKLLSSNKKTVGIRVPDNTIARCIVKELGNPILSTSIKDEDEIIEYSTDPELIYEKYQDQVDIVIDGGYGGNIASTIVDCTNGDFEILREGKGDLEQFL
- a CDS encoding YceI family protein, whose amino-acid sequence is MATATKWVLDPMHSEVQFKVKHLVISTVTGSFKTFEGSLETENDDFTGANINFSLEVDSINTNQDQRDEHLKGAEFFDAEKYPKITFKSTSFTKNGDDYTLVGDLTIKGITKSVTLAVEHGGTAGDFYGNTKAGFEITGKINRKDFGLTWNGVTEAGSVVVGEEIKLIINVQFAKQA
- the trpA gene encoding tryptophan synthase subunit alpha, encoding MNRLNKLFSEKKNDILSIYFTAGYPELGSTVAIAEALEKAGADFLEIGFPYSDPVADGPTIQESSEKALENGMTLNVLFEQLKDLRSKVTIPILMMGYANPMIQYGVERFCKTAAEVGVDGIIVPDLPMYEYENMYKDIFTKYGLSNIFLVTPQTSEERIRKIDELSNSFIYLLSSSSITGGSLNVSDKIEDYYKRIKAMNLKNPLIIGFGISGNAAYKKATEYASGAIVGSAFVKYLGSGPDYLEGIGDFVKTIR
- the sucC gene encoding ADP-forming succinate--CoA ligase subunit beta — its product is MNIHEYQGKEILKSFGVRVQEGILANTPDEAVEAAKKMKTDYNSDWVVIKAQIHAGGRGKGGGVKLAKNLDEVKQRATDIIGMQLITPQTGAEGKKVHKVLVAQDVYYPGESETKEFYMSVLLDRAAGRNIIMYSTEGGMDIEEVAHSTPHLIFKEEIDPAVGLQGFQARKIAFNLGVSGDAFKEMVKFVTALYKAYDATDSSQFEINPVLKTSDNKILAVDAKVNIDDNALYRHPDYAAMRDELEEDPTEVEAGKSNLNYVKLDGNVGCMVNGAGLAMATMDIIKLAGGEPANFLDVGGTANAQTVKAGFNIILSDPNVKAILINIFGGIVRCDRVAQGVIDAYHEIGNIPVPIIVRLQGTNAKEAKELIDNSGLKVFSAILLKEAAERVKEVLA
- the nhaA gene encoding Na+/H+ antiporter NhaA, with product MQHKTSFIKELLRSDSIGGIILIGCVIISLAIANSLLSASYNHLLNVHLGYNFGFAHLKYPVISWINDGLMAIFFLFVGLEIKREVLNGELSDTKNATLPVFAAIGGMAVPALIYMLFNHGTISANGWGIPMATDIAFAIAILSILGKSVPLSLKVFLKALAIVDDLGAIIVIAVFYSAGLSSHYLLLAAVTLGLQIVFNLLGFKHLAFYLIPGVFLWYFIHSSGIHATVAGVLTAFTIPTNPEDKKSPLLKLEHWLETPVNFIIIPIFALANTNIHFEWDVVVKGITSPLGMGIIAGLLFGKPIGIALCSWLAIKTRLSALPKNTNWRQLWGAAQLGGIGFTMSIFITLLSFRNAILHDEGKLSILIASVLAAVIGYLVLKLAGKKKAI
- a CDS encoding REP-associated tyrosine transposase, translating into MSELRKANSDNPFFVTLTVVGWIDVFIRSEYNDEIIKNLEYCRKAKGLKIYAYCIMSSHIHMIIANDEGRLADILRDFKSYSAKRMLEMITNNPQESRKEWLLYMFEFFAKSSIQNKQYQFWQKTSHPTELITNAVFQQKMDYIHRNPVAAMMVNDEATFVYSSANPDSPLIVDES
- a CDS encoding DUF4382 domain-containing protein — translated: MKKLLFAAILSLFMFACKKDNSSTAGNSAHVTVKMTDAPGAFTSVILNVKSVVIVTDAGEQTLNVGGGPIDILRFRSGKDTVLADQDIPAGTIQQVRLVLNDSGNRVIVGGVSYDLTTPSGQTSGVKLNVHDNLTAGIAYTMHLDFDAAQSIVLTGNGKYILKPVIRAYADAVSGALTGIVSPAASSPKVYAIMGTDTVGAVTDATGKFYFSGLAAGTYNVKFVPVSPYATKTVTGVAVTTGAVKDMGTVTITQ